Proteins from a genomic interval of Gordonia sp. SL306:
- a CDS encoding condensation domain-containing protein, whose amino-acid sequence MSHTPPLRSRPAGGASVEWRLADPDRALAAAEPTADGLTFLQTDHVSAAAAKRADGGPHTGTAGTITVLDGPLDRAAMAAALTTFVRRHDELRAVYRLDDAGPIRLVAPAESIEFRPGGSGADVAADDVIGHIVDRIESEAVYDRMPGLVYGAFDHGDGFTFYIGSDHSHTDGFSQYIGLHEIARLYRAHRDGEIPQPERAGRFTDYISSEKSLAASADPDDPRIATWREILSANDGRVPRFPFDLGLADGELGPALPVQRTLLTAGQLDSCEQRRDDASSLVGLIYAGLAAAQHELLGTESYFTSTVLSTRTADHATTQGWLCNFAPVAFPVSPGTNFTDLVHIATDAVAVARDLATLPVHAALAVLAAEGTYLPDSGSPQMVSYIDFRRIPGSDDPAVAPATCFPAVGRTRNANMWFTRYEHALTLLAHIPDNPTAQSAFDTYAIAVGRWLTDYAAGADPVVGAHSATEVRS is encoded by the coding sequence ATGAGCCACACTCCTCCCCTACGCTCGCGCCCCGCCGGTGGCGCGAGCGTCGAGTGGCGGCTGGCCGATCCGGACCGCGCACTCGCCGCTGCCGAACCGACAGCCGACGGCCTGACCTTCCTGCAGACCGATCATGTGTCCGCCGCGGCGGCCAAACGGGCCGACGGCGGGCCGCACACCGGGACGGCGGGCACCATCACCGTCCTCGACGGTCCCCTCGACCGCGCGGCCATGGCTGCCGCGCTGACGACCTTCGTCCGCCGGCACGACGAACTGCGTGCCGTCTACCGACTCGACGACGCCGGCCCGATCCGCCTGGTGGCACCGGCGGAGAGCATCGAGTTCCGCCCCGGCGGATCCGGGGCCGACGTCGCCGCCGACGACGTGATCGGTCACATCGTCGACCGCATCGAATCCGAAGCGGTCTACGACCGCATGCCCGGCCTCGTCTACGGGGCGTTCGACCACGGCGACGGATTCACCTTCTACATCGGATCGGATCACTCGCACACGGACGGGTTCTCGCAGTACATCGGTCTCCACGAGATCGCCCGTCTCTACCGGGCCCACCGCGACGGTGAGATCCCGCAGCCGGAGCGCGCGGGACGGTTCACCGATTACATATCCTCCGAGAAGTCGCTCGCCGCGTCCGCGGATCCCGACGACCCCCGGATCGCGACCTGGCGAGAGATCTTGTCCGCGAACGATGGTCGGGTTCCCCGCTTCCCGTTCGACCTCGGCCTCGCCGACGGAGAGCTCGGTCCGGCACTTCCCGTCCAGCGCACCCTGCTGACCGCCGGACAACTCGACTCCTGCGAACAGCGGCGCGACGACGCCAGTTCTCTCGTCGGGCTGATCTACGCAGGGCTCGCCGCGGCGCAACACGAATTGCTGGGAACCGAAAGCTATTTCACGTCCACGGTGCTCTCGACCCGCACCGCCGACCACGCCACCACCCAGGGCTGGTTGTGCAACTTCGCACCGGTCGCGTTTCCGGTGTCGCCGGGAACGAACTTCACCGACCTGGTACACATCGCCACCGACGCGGTGGCCGTGGCGCGCGACCTCGCCACCCTGCCCGTCCATGCCGCTCTCGCGGTTCTGGCCGCCGAGGGCACCTACCTCCCAGACTCCGGTTCGCCACAGATGGTGTCCTACATCGACTTCCGCAGGATTCCCGGCAGTGACGATCCTGCCGTGGCGCCGGCGACCTGTTTTCCCGCGGTGGGCCGCACCCGGAATGCGAACATGTGGTTCACCCGCTATGAGCATGCGCTGACGCTCCTCGCCCACATTCCCGACAATCCCACGGCGCAAAGCGCTTTCGACACCTACGCCATCGCCGTCGGTCGATGGCTCACCGACTACGCAGCAGGTGCCGATCCCGTCGTCGGCGCGCATTCCGCAACGGAGGTCCGGTCGTGA
- a CDS encoding condensation domain-containing protein, whose translation MEYTELADYPLPGGSLTAWVPEAAPDAWSLDPRRLSYMHVEHANRAAAEGDDWYSQWIGTAFLIERPLDGDVMGETMNRWYARHEAFRTSVTGGDTEAPQRITLPTESISISRRPMGDHLSSTEVFERINEYFNTAVSPLSWPHCVAVTVELDDRDDAFLVVFAADHTVMDAYTQVFAIKELTALYESVVTGTPDGLAEFGSYVDFSDAERAIGDQIRDTDDAVAGWSRFFAAADPDSPQPAPMPTFPVVRPSESDEAPTIIAERTPDRGFQATLSSWLLDADQTAAFNALCKDAGANMQAGIYTALSMAAAKLSGSGELRFINPIHTRSEMKWGEAAGWFVGIIPVHLRPQDATTFREAITSVAVSASDYKGVGAAPFAPIADLIGGDTTPPGLVVSYIDLRHADGADLWDARRARVLRSSTRNADEVYFWINRVPTGTNISSRFPTGPRADMVHRFISTFHQILTTVIAEGDLAYDHGVLDATKAS comes from the coding sequence ATGGAATACACCGAGTTGGCCGACTATCCGTTGCCGGGAGGCTCGCTGACAGCGTGGGTTCCCGAGGCCGCGCCGGATGCGTGGTCCCTCGATCCACGTCGGCTGTCGTACATGCACGTCGAGCATGCCAATCGCGCAGCGGCCGAGGGTGACGACTGGTACAGCCAATGGATCGGGACCGCATTCCTCATCGAGCGCCCTCTCGACGGTGACGTCATGGGCGAGACCATGAACCGCTGGTACGCCCGTCACGAGGCGTTCCGGACCTCGGTGACCGGCGGTGACACCGAGGCCCCCCAGCGCATCACGTTGCCGACCGAGTCGATCTCGATCAGTCGACGCCCGATGGGTGATCACCTCAGCAGCACCGAGGTCTTCGAGCGGATCAACGAGTACTTCAACACCGCCGTCAGCCCGTTGAGCTGGCCGCACTGCGTCGCGGTGACCGTCGAGCTCGACGACCGCGACGACGCGTTTCTCGTCGTCTTCGCCGCCGACCACACGGTGATGGATGCGTATACGCAGGTGTTCGCGATCAAGGAACTGACCGCCCTCTACGAATCCGTGGTCACCGGAACCCCCGACGGCCTCGCCGAATTCGGGAGCTACGTCGACTTCTCCGATGCGGAGCGGGCGATCGGCGACCAGATCCGCGACACGGACGACGCCGTCGCGGGCTGGAGCCGATTCTTCGCCGCTGCCGACCCCGATTCGCCGCAGCCGGCGCCGATGCCCACCTTCCCGGTCGTGCGGCCGTCGGAGTCCGACGAGGCACCGACGATCATCGCCGAACGCACACCCGACCGCGGATTCCAGGCGACCCTGTCGTCCTGGCTCCTCGACGCCGATCAGACCGCGGCCTTCAACGCGCTGTGCAAAGACGCAGGCGCCAACATGCAGGCGGGCATCTACACGGCGCTGTCGATGGCGGCGGCCAAGCTGAGCGGGTCCGGCGAGTTGCGATTCATCAATCCGATTCACACCCGCAGCGAGATGAAATGGGGCGAGGCCGCCGGATGGTTCGTCGGCATCATCCCGGTGCACCTGCGTCCGCAGGACGCCACGACCTTCCGCGAGGCGATCACGTCGGTCGCAGTGAGCGCCTCGGACTACAAGGGGGTCGGCGCCGCTCCCTTCGCCCCGATCGCCGACCTGATCGGCGGCGACACGACGCCACCCGGGCTCGTGGTCTCCTACATCGACCTGCGGCACGCTGACGGTGCCGATCTGTGGGATGCGCGGCGCGCCCGCGTGCTGCGCAGCTCCACGCGCAACGCCGACGAGGTCTACTTCTGGATCAACCGGGTACCCACCGGGACCAACATCTCGTCGAGGTTCCCGACGGGTCCGCGGGCCGACATGGTCCATCGGTTCATCTCGACATTCCATCAGATCCTGACGACCGTGATCGCCGAGGGCGACCTCGCCTATGACCACGGCGTGCTCGACGCGACGAAGGCGTCCTAG
- a CDS encoding alpha/beta hydrolase, which yields MTTLRTRTARPPGAVRARHRLARTAAIAAIVCAAVASLAGTVSVATAAPSAPSIERVVREGPTQYGVYVHSAAMRKTIKVQVLVPRTQSGPRPTLYMLSGLGEEDPHKSIWLIKSDAVKFFADKNVTVALPLAGNGSFYTDWQRDDPTLGRYKWETFLKKELPPLLDARFDGNGRRGIGGLSMGAGSSLMLAARNPGFYRAVAAYSGCYTTTGPAGEAYPRGIVSAFGGNADNMWGPPGDPAWSAHDVLRHSAGLRGSAIYVSTGTGRAGRYDAPGYPGNDDPANRQIVGGAIEMGSMWCTRNLQAQLAAQHIPASFHYVDPGTHSWPYWVDQLHRSWPFIAAGLGV from the coding sequence ATGACGACCTTGCGGACGCGGACCGCCCGACCTCCCGGCGCCGTGCGCGCCCGACACCGTCTGGCGCGCACGGCAGCAATCGCGGCCATCGTGTGCGCCGCGGTGGCCTCCTTGGCCGGCACCGTCTCGGTGGCGACCGCGGCACCGTCTGCACCGTCGATCGAACGTGTGGTGCGCGAAGGACCGACCCAGTACGGCGTGTACGTCCACTCCGCGGCCATGCGCAAGACCATCAAGGTCCAGGTGCTCGTCCCCCGGACCCAGAGCGGTCCACGCCCGACGCTCTACATGCTGAGCGGTCTCGGCGAAGAGGACCCGCACAAGAGCATCTGGCTGATCAAGTCCGACGCGGTGAAGTTCTTCGCCGACAAGAACGTCACCGTCGCGCTGCCGCTGGCGGGCAACGGCAGCTTCTACACCGACTGGCAGCGCGACGATCCCACATTGGGCCGCTACAAGTGGGAGACCTTCCTCAAGAAGGAGCTCCCACCGCTGCTCGACGCCCGGTTCGACGGCAACGGACGCCGCGGGATCGGCGGCCTCTCGATGGGAGCCGGATCGAGCCTCATGCTGGCCGCCCGCAATCCCGGCTTCTACCGCGCCGTCGCCGCCTACAGCGGTTGCTACACCACCACCGGTCCCGCCGGTGAGGCATATCCGCGCGGCATCGTGTCCGCGTTCGGCGGCAACGCCGACAACATGTGGGGTCCGCCGGGTGATCCCGCCTGGTCGGCCCACGACGTCCTTCGCCATTCGGCGGGGCTGCGCGGCAGCGCGATCTACGTGTCCACCGGGACCGGCCGCGCGGGCCGCTACGACGCGCCGGGATACCCGGGCAACGACGATCCGGCGAACCGTCAGATCGTCGGCGGGGCGATCGAGATGGGCTCGATGTGGTGCACCCGAAATCTGCAGGCCCAGTTGGCCGCACAACACATCCCCGCGTCCTTCCACTACGTCGACCCCGGCACCCACTCGTGGCCGTACTGGGTCGATCAGCTGCACCGGAGCTGGCCGTTCATCGCCGCCGGACTCGGCGTCTGA
- a CDS encoding Maf family protein has protein sequence MTTVSVVLGSASPARLRVLRAAGLNPRVIVSDVDEDAVLNALPGAPPAEVVVALAGAKADAVVATILADDDHATDTVVLTCDSMLLFDGELSGKPHTVDVARAQWRRMRGRSAELLTGHRVSRIRDSRLVGTAQASAATTIRFADIDDATVDAYATTGEPLAVAGAFTLDGLGGWFVEAIDGDPSSVIGIGLPTVRRLLAEVGVDVTSLWR, from the coding sequence GTGACGACGGTCTCGGTGGTCCTCGGATCCGCATCGCCCGCCCGGCTGCGGGTTCTGCGGGCCGCCGGGCTCAACCCCCGGGTGATCGTCTCCGACGTCGACGAGGACGCCGTGCTCAACGCGCTCCCCGGTGCACCTCCGGCGGAGGTGGTGGTGGCCCTCGCCGGCGCGAAGGCCGACGCCGTGGTCGCCACGATCCTCGCCGACGACGATCACGCAACCGACACCGTGGTGCTGACCTGCGACTCGATGCTGCTCTTCGACGGCGAGCTCAGCGGGAAGCCGCACACCGTCGACGTCGCGCGTGCCCAGTGGCGCAGGATGCGCGGACGGTCGGCGGAACTGCTGACCGGGCACCGGGTCTCACGCATCCGGGATTCCCGGCTCGTCGGGACGGCTCAGGCGTCCGCGGCCACGACGATCCGCTTCGCCGATATCGACGACGCGACCGTGGACGCCTATGCCACCACCGGCGAGCCCCTCGCGGTCGCCGGTGCGTTCACTCTCGATGGCCTCGGCGGCTGGTTCGTCGAGGCCATCGACGGCGATCCGTCCTCGGTGATCGGAATCGGTCTGCCGACCGTTCGCCGACTCCTCGCCGAAGTCGGAGTCGACGTCACGAGCCTGTGGCGATGA
- a CDS encoding acyl-CoA carboxylase subunit epsilon, which translates to MSDTADTPAAEPLLRIVRGNPSDEEVAVLTSLVAAAAGSSNSGPVETGPRDDWGRPEDRLRPIWGAPTSFTNLRA; encoded by the coding sequence ATGAGCGACACCGCCGACACCCCGGCCGCCGAGCCATTGCTGCGCATCGTCCGCGGCAACCCCAGTGACGAAGAGGTCGCGGTCCTCACGTCGCTGGTCGCCGCGGCCGCCGGTTCGTCGAACAGCGGCCCGGTCGAGACCGGTCCCCGCGACGACTGGGGTCGACCCGAGGACCGGCTCCGTCCCATCTGGGGAGCGCCGACAAGCTTCACCAACCTGAGGGCGTGA
- a CDS encoding acyl-CoA carboxylase subunit beta produces MTTASRDDGAAPDIHTTAGKLADLRNRLEETKHPVGEAAVDKIHDKGKLTARERITHLLDEGSFVELDALARHRSTNFGLAERRPLGDGVVTGYGTIDGREVCIFSQDATVFGGSLGEVYGEKIVKVMDLAIKTGRPLIGINDGAGARIQEGVVSLGLYGEIFHRNVRASGVIPQISLIMGAAAGGHVYSPALTDFVVMVDQTSQMFITGPDVIKTVTGEDVTMEDLGGAHTHMSKSGTAHYVAQDEEDALEYVKDLLGYLPSNNRAEAPRLPVADPAAGSIEDTLTDEDLELDTLIPDSPNQPYDMHEVIRRILDDDEFLEVQAEYATNVVVGFGRVDGRSVGIVANQPTQFAGCLDIKGSEKAARFVRTCDAFNIPIVTLVDVPGFLPGTDQEYNGIIRRGAKLLYAYGEATVGKITIITRKAYGGAYDVMGSKHMGADVNLAWPTAQIAVMGASGAVGFVYRGQLKEAQANGDDVDALRLQLQQEYEDTLVNPYVAAERGYVDAVIPPSHTRGQVATALRLLERKMVTLPPKKHGNIPL; encoded by the coding sequence ATGACGACTGCTTCGCGCGATGACGGCGCCGCTCCCGACATCCACACGACGGCGGGAAAGCTCGCCGATCTGCGTAATCGCCTCGAAGAGACCAAGCACCCGGTGGGCGAGGCCGCGGTCGACAAGATCCACGACAAGGGCAAGCTGACCGCGCGCGAGCGCATCACGCACCTGCTCGACGAGGGGTCGTTCGTCGAACTCGACGCTCTCGCCCGTCACCGCAGCACCAACTTCGGACTCGCCGAGCGTCGCCCGCTCGGCGACGGCGTGGTCACCGGCTACGGCACCATCGACGGTCGCGAGGTGTGCATCTTCTCCCAGGACGCCACCGTGTTCGGCGGCAGCCTCGGCGAGGTCTACGGCGAGAAGATCGTCAAGGTGATGGACCTGGCCATCAAGACCGGCCGCCCGTTGATCGGCATCAACGACGGCGCAGGCGCCCGCATCCAGGAAGGCGTCGTCTCGCTCGGCCTGTACGGCGAGATCTTCCACCGCAACGTCCGCGCTTCCGGCGTGATCCCGCAGATCTCGCTGATCATGGGTGCGGCCGCAGGCGGACACGTCTACTCGCCCGCACTCACCGACTTCGTGGTGATGGTCGACCAGACCAGCCAGATGTTCATCACCGGCCCCGACGTGATCAAGACGGTCACGGGCGAGGACGTCACGATGGAGGACCTCGGCGGCGCCCACACCCACATGTCGAAGTCGGGCACCGCGCACTACGTCGCGCAGGACGAAGAGGACGCGCTCGAGTACGTCAAGGATCTGCTGGGCTACCTCCCCAGCAACAACCGCGCCGAGGCGCCCCGACTGCCGGTCGCCGACCCGGCCGCCGGATCGATCGAGGACACCCTCACCGACGAGGACCTCGAACTCGACACCCTGATCCCAGATTCGCCGAACCAGCCGTACGACATGCACGAGGTGATCCGCCGCATCCTCGACGACGACGAGTTCCTCGAGGTCCAGGCCGAGTACGCCACCAACGTGGTCGTCGGCTTCGGTCGCGTCGACGGCCGCAGCGTCGGCATCGTCGCCAACCAGCCGACGCAGTTCGCCGGCTGCCTCGACATCAAGGGCTCGGAGAAGGCCGCCCGGTTCGTCCGCACCTGCGATGCCTTCAACATCCCGATCGTCACCCTGGTCGACGTCCCCGGCTTCCTGCCCGGCACCGACCAGGAATACAACGGCATCATCCGACGCGGCGCCAAGCTGCTCTACGCGTACGGCGAGGCCACGGTCGGCAAGATCACGATCATCACCCGCAAGGCCTACGGCGGCGCGTACGACGTCATGGGTTCCAAGCACATGGGTGCCGACGTGAACCTCGCATGGCCCACCGCCCAGATCGCGGTCATGGGAGCGTCGGGCGCGGTGGGCTTCGTCTACCGCGGCCAGCTCAAGGAGGCCCAGGCCAACGGCGACGACGTCGACGCGCTGCGGCTCCAGCTGCAGCAGGAGTACGAGGACACTCTGGTGAACCCGTACGTGGCCGCCGAGCGCGGTTATGTCGACGCCGTCATCCCGCCCAGCCACACCCGCGGACAGGTCGCCACCGCCTTGCGACTGCTCGAGCGCAAGATGGTCACCCTGCCGCCGAAGAAGCATGGGAACATCCCGCTATGA
- a CDS encoding biotin--[acetyl-CoA-carboxylase] ligase: protein MTLDGAALLETLADTCWHTIEVVESTGSTNADLIARAATEEVGGTVRITTDQTTGRGRHTRVWSAPAGGQLAMSSAVAVGDDPEHLGWLSLIAGLAVTRAVEEVVGERPTLKWPNDVLIDDLKVAGILSEYTHVPTGGVAVIGVGLNTAMTEQQLPVPTATSLLIVTGDEVPPEDLARQFLRALSELLTLWPTDIDQLAAMYRERSDTLGRRVRLVLPGDKELVGTAVGIDRTGRIVIDVDGREVVAAAGDVTHLRPVD from the coding sequence ATGACCCTGGATGGCGCTGCGCTCCTCGAGACTCTCGCTGACACCTGCTGGCACACGATCGAGGTCGTGGAGTCGACGGGTTCGACCAATGCCGACCTGATCGCCCGGGCGGCGACCGAGGAGGTCGGCGGGACGGTTCGCATCACGACCGACCAGACGACCGGTCGGGGTCGTCATACCCGCGTCTGGTCGGCTCCGGCGGGTGGACAACTCGCCATGTCATCGGCGGTGGCGGTCGGCGACGACCCAGAGCACCTCGGGTGGTTGTCGCTGATCGCGGGTCTGGCGGTCACCCGGGCCGTGGAGGAAGTCGTGGGTGAACGGCCCACTCTCAAGTGGCCCAACGACGTGCTGATCGACGACCTGAAGGTCGCAGGCATCCTGTCCGAGTACACGCACGTGCCCACCGGCGGGGTGGCCGTCATCGGGGTCGGGCTCAACACGGCCATGACCGAACAGCAGCTGCCCGTACCCACTGCGACCTCATTGCTGATCGTCACCGGGGACGAGGTTCCGCCGGAAGATCTCGCACGACAGTTCCTACGTGCGCTGTCCGAGTTGCTCACGTTGTGGCCGACCGACATCGACCAGCTGGCCGCAATGTATCGCGAGCGCAGCGACACGCTGGGCCGACGCGTCCGATTGGTGTTGCCCGGTGACAAGGAGCTGGTTGGTACGGCGGTCGGGATCGATCGGACCGGCCGGATCGTCATCGACGTCGACGGCCGCGAAGTGGTGGCGGCCGCCGGCGATGTCACCCACCTGCGGCCGGTCGACTGA
- a CDS encoding PH domain-containing protein, with the protein MSYPRENLAPGEEIVLHRHPHWKCLLGPFLVFLLVTAVAGVLAGMVSGSTLDSTVSTVLLIIIGVLWLLGFVWYFVRPLVSWKTTHFVLTDRRVIYRNGVLTRSGIDIPIRRINTVEFRHGPIDRMLRTGTLIIESASDEPLSFDDIPHVERVHAMLYHEVLDTHEDAAPDEFGLTDDDRSDRRHDEGVGR; encoded by the coding sequence ATGTCCTACCCACGCGAGAACCTCGCCCCCGGCGAGGAGATCGTCCTGCACCGGCATCCGCATTGGAAATGCCTGCTCGGGCCGTTCCTGGTGTTCCTTCTGGTGACTGCTGTCGCGGGGGTGCTCGCGGGGATGGTCAGCGGGTCGACCCTGGACTCGACGGTCTCGACCGTGCTGCTGATCATCATCGGTGTGCTGTGGCTGCTCGGATTCGTGTGGTACTTCGTCCGGCCGTTGGTCTCGTGGAAGACAACGCATTTCGTCCTCACCGATCGCCGGGTGATCTACCGCAACGGTGTGCTGACGCGATCCGGGATCGACATCCCGATCCGTCGGATCAACACCGTCGAGTTCCGGCACGGGCCGATCGACCGGATGCTCCGGACGGGCACGCTGATCATCGAGTCGGCGTCCGACGAGCCGTTGTCGTTCGACGACATCCCCCACGTGGAACGGGTGCACGCGATGCTTTATCACGAGGTCCTCGACACGCATGAGGACGCCGCGCCCGACGAGTTCGGGCTGACGGACGACGATCGGTCCGATCGTCGTCACGACGAGGGGGTCGGACGGTGA
- a CDS encoding response regulator transcription factor: MTDVLLAEDDIAIAEPLARALTREGYGCEVVTDGAEALDQALDTRFELLILDLGLPEIDGLEVCRRIRTARPQLAVLMLTARTDEVDFVVGLDAGADDYVGKPFRLAELLARVRALLRRQQSADVVLDGGDIQLDTRGRRVLVDGADLVLANREFDLLRFLMERPGQVVSRDEILTEVWGSADLRSSKTLDMHISWLRRKIGDDQHDRPRHIVTVRGVGFRFDP, encoded by the coding sequence GTGACCGATGTACTGCTGGCCGAGGACGATATCGCCATCGCCGAGCCGCTGGCGCGCGCCCTGACCCGCGAGGGGTACGGCTGCGAGGTGGTCACCGACGGCGCCGAGGCGCTCGACCAGGCGCTCGACACCCGCTTCGAACTGCTCATCCTCGATCTCGGGCTGCCCGAGATCGACGGCCTGGAGGTGTGCCGCCGAATCCGGACGGCGCGACCACAGCTCGCCGTGCTGATGCTCACCGCGCGCACCGACGAGGTGGACTTCGTGGTGGGTCTCGACGCGGGCGCCGACGATTACGTGGGCAAGCCGTTCCGGCTGGCCGAGCTGCTGGCCCGGGTCCGGGCGTTGCTCCGCCGCCAGCAGAGCGCCGACGTGGTCCTCGACGGCGGCGACATCCAGCTCGACACCCGCGGCCGCCGCGTGCTCGTGGACGGTGCCGATCTGGTGCTGGCCAACCGGGAGTTCGATCTGCTGCGATTCCTGATGGAACGCCCGGGGCAGGTGGTGAGCCGGGACGAGATCCTCACCGAGGTGTGGGGATCGGCAGACCTGCGCTCGTCGAAGACGCTCGACATGCACATCTCGTGGCTGCGCCGGAAGATCGGCGACGATCAGCACGACCGTCCCCGGCACATCGTCACCGTGCGTGGCGTCGGATTCCGATTCGACCCCTGA
- a CDS encoding sensor histidine kinase, translated as MRRRILNTMIAMIVAVGLLLGIPLSVIAWWWVSDNAHQNLDSRLKLISAQLIRQEGAEGRVSAGSLDTEAFRLLLPEDGRLTVRYPVGSDAEAETVIGEPIDGATMTDSIALGNAGSILLEIPLSQVRDDQLAAIGIVALVVASSIAAGTTVAAVTAGRVADPLIDLAGRAAAMAKGDFRSEWRSYGISELDRVSRALGDANSEIALRLEREGEIVGDVSHQLRSRLTAIQLRLDELSLHEDPAVVGEAEAALEQVERLSRELDEMVAASRNDPAVPNQIDVEEMVRTLIGDFRAAFGAAGRSIAATFNGQTTAVSARPGRLREALSVLVDNALQHGAGTCRIHVDDLPSADMLRITVADEGTGIDDDLVGLIFRRGFSAGRGNGVGLSLARALVEADGGRLELTMRRPAVFSIVVPSAHTGDPDDGDDTDGDRPDGDDRGGDSVRGRPSPVTRDRVPHR; from the coding sequence ATGCGGCGCCGGATCCTGAACACGATGATCGCCATGATCGTGGCGGTCGGTCTTCTGCTGGGCATCCCGTTGAGCGTGATCGCCTGGTGGTGGGTGTCGGACAACGCTCACCAGAACCTGGACTCGCGGCTCAAGCTGATCTCGGCGCAGCTGATCCGTCAGGAGGGTGCCGAAGGGCGGGTGTCCGCGGGCTCTCTCGACACCGAGGCATTCCGGCTGCTGTTGCCCGAGGACGGCAGGTTGACCGTCCGCTACCCGGTGGGCTCCGACGCCGAGGCCGAGACGGTGATCGGCGAGCCGATCGACGGCGCCACCATGACCGATTCCATCGCTCTGGGCAACGCCGGGTCGATACTCCTGGAGATCCCCCTCAGCCAGGTGCGCGACGACCAGCTCGCGGCCATCGGGATCGTGGCGCTCGTGGTCGCGAGTTCGATCGCCGCGGGCACGACCGTGGCCGCGGTGACCGCTGGTCGCGTCGCCGATCCGCTGATCGACCTGGCAGGCCGGGCCGCCGCGATGGCGAAGGGGGACTTCCGTTCCGAGTGGAGGTCGTACGGGATCAGCGAGCTGGACCGGGTGTCCCGGGCGCTCGGGGACGCGAACTCGGAGATCGCCCTGCGACTCGAGCGGGAGGGCGAGATCGTCGGCGACGTGTCACATCAGCTGCGCAGCCGGTTGACGGCGATCCAACTGCGCCTCGACGAACTGTCGCTGCACGAGGATCCGGCCGTCGTCGGGGAGGCCGAGGCGGCACTCGAACAGGTGGAACGACTCTCTCGCGAGCTCGACGAGATGGTGGCGGCATCACGGAACGATCCCGCGGTGCCGAACCAGATCGACGTCGAGGAGATGGTCCGAACGCTGATCGGCGACTTCCGCGCGGCATTCGGCGCGGCGGGGCGATCGATCGCGGCGACGTTCAACGGCCAGACCACGGCGGTCAGTGCCCGGCCGGGACGGTTGCGTGAGGCGTTGAGTGTGCTCGTCGACAACGCGCTCCAGCACGGTGCGGGGACGTGCCGGATCCATGTCGACGATCTGCCGTCGGCCGACATGCTCCGGATCACCGTCGCCGACGAGGGGACCGGCATCGACGACGATCTGGTCGGGTTGATCTTCCGCCGGGGATTCTCGGCCGGGCGGGGCAACGGGGTCGGTCTGTCGCTGGCACGCGCGCTCGTCGAGGCCGACGGCGGACGTCTCGAACTGACGATGCGCCGACCGGCGGTGTTCTCGATCGTGGTGCCCTCGGCGCACACCGGCGATCCCGACGACGGGGACGACACGGACGGCGACCGCCCTGATGGCGATGACCGCGGCGGTGATTCCGTCCGGGGCCGGCCGTCACCGGTCACGCGTGACCGAGTTCCTCATCGTTGA
- a CDS encoding GtrA family protein → MPFIDELVARLPAPVRQVAMRHHELIKFALVGGTTFVFDLAIFYLLTFTVLEPKPVVARIISGTLATILNYILNREWAFKNRGGRERHHEALIFFVISGVGVILAAAPLWVANNVFDLRSNLSVTELVIVDFVLGFLIGNLLQMAFRFWALRKFAFPDELLRGGDAGSTDLHPTAEELNDEELGHA, encoded by the coding sequence GTGCCCTTTATCGACGAGCTGGTCGCTCGACTACCCGCGCCGGTTCGACAGGTCGCGATGCGCCATCACGAACTCATCAAGTTCGCCCTCGTCGGCGGCACCACATTCGTCTTCGACCTGGCCATCTTCTATCTGCTGACGTTTACCGTCCTGGAACCGAAACCCGTCGTCGCGCGCATCATCTCCGGCACGTTGGCGACGATCCTCAACTACATCCTCAACCGGGAGTGGGCGTTCAAGAACCGTGGCGGCCGCGAACGCCATCACGAGGCGTTGATCTTCTTCGTGATCAGCGGTGTCGGCGTGATCCTGGCCGCCGCGCCACTGTGGGTCGCCAACAACGTCTTCGACCTCCGCAGCAATCTGAGTGTCACCGAGTTGGTCATCGTCGACTTCGTCCTCGGGTTCCTCATCGGCAATCTGCTGCAGATGGCCTTCCGGTTCTGGGCGCTGCGCAAGTTCGCGTTCCCCGATGAACTCCTCCGCGGCGGCGACGCCGGCTCCACCGACCTGCACCCGACCGCCGAGGAACTCAACGATGAGGAACTCGGTCACGCGTGA